The Glandiceps talaboti chromosome 1, keGlaTala1.1, whole genome shotgun sequence genome has a segment encoding these proteins:
- the LOC144448785 gene encoding histone lysine demethylase PHF8-like isoform X2 produces the protein MASVPVYCICREVYDVTRFMIECDICKDWFHGNCVGISEHQANDIESYHCPNCANIHGPVKMKPRRNWHRHDYSEADAMSKPVQTGTVMFIKELQKRTFPNADEIIHKVHGSRMTIDYFERHNFEKPVLIENKDGLGLVVPPPNFSVNDVEAYVGVSKEVHVIDVNRQQEFKMPMKEWTRYFNNPNRNKIYNVISLEFSETRLSQIVIAPTIVRHLCWVSNLWPDQLPEDCPYTKPQVQKYCLMGVKDSYTDFHVDFGGTSVWYHILRGEKVFYIIEPTQSNLALYESWVSSGNQSEMFFGDQVDKCYKLVLRQGQTLFIPTGWIHAVFTPVDTMVFGGNFLHQFDIALQIQIHELEKRVKTPERFQFPWFETTMWYAAKHFQDLFKDYRDDEKRPPSYLLDGVKSLCSALRSWTMKKEYLKQHQHEIPETIQYSSLIKELSRELKQFDNKPSAKKKEKKKGKKKSAQSQKQQMDLNILHQHTQEKLQQVSEEMSHRLSHHLTGDVSQSLAGDVSSNEMSLPLAPHLTHRLPAQVVAPRVHEQAYHALPQEVKPSLKVRIPKAGALMDDKKEEKEADNNPNTGLKLVLSNGKIVSRSGSPKPKKGRLASGITGFQPLVSTNSELESSDNEEVIVDDDVPVQKPKTGSLKLKLSFNGKPIIPQSTTSTTTTTTSEESPFPSAVDITTTTPLHSHQSDSGDDMMPSDRSPRGPPPPYPGTSFNKIGSIDDLLQASQYGQELAPAPGVNMTIAEIEAELKKQPASPSTHEAIQGMLSIGLPKSSPDRSDAPSQPHSTALASFMSLSARAKFEERARPKEKRIYADLEDNPDNLPTCFQDSKYVYPTLDDDEGPLFKSRSKKPRRDPSDAPWNPKAKLVASCPKPDRPVRDAAKKPNIESGLAEAAARLAQQPRPKRQYIRKKPVEKPPPTPEPLPGPSTSGFNLSHSTGPAAFRQQIDGGFSLSSSAPGSLLKDAMKDQSGPGRPKKPKKGMATAKQRLSKILKLQKGGRLIL, from the exons TGAAACCAAGGCGGAATTGGCATCGACATGATTATTCTGAAGCAGATGCTATGTCTAAG CCAGTACAGACAGGAACAGTTATGTTTATCAAAGAACTTCAAAAGAGAACATTTCCAAACGCCGATGAAATCATTCACAAAGTTCATGGTAGCCGTATGACGATAGATTACTTTGAAAgacacaattttgaaaaaccAGTCCTGATAGAGAACAAAGATGGTCTCGGTTTGGTTGTCCCACCACCCAATTTTAGTGTCAATGATGTAGAAGCGTATGTAG GGGTTTCAAAAGAAGTTCACGTTATCGATGTGAACAGGCAACAAGAATTCAAAATGCCAATGAAAGAATGGACGAGATATTTCAACAATCCCAACAGGAATAAAATCTATAATGTTATCAGTCTGGAATTCTCAGAAACAAG ACTTTCTCAAATAGTGATAGCACCTACAATAGTCAGACATTTGTGCTGGGTGTCTAACCTATGGCCAGATCAGTTGCCAGAGGACTGTCCTTATACCAAACCACAGGTACAGAAGTACTGTCTTATGGGTGTCAAAGACAGCTACACAGATTTCCATGTGGACTTTGGTGGTACGTCAGTTTGGTACCACATACTCAGG GGTGAAAAAGTATTTTATATAATTGAACCAACACAATCCAATCTTGCCTTGTATGAAAGCTGGGTGTCATCAGGCAACCAAAGTGAAATGTTTTTTGGTGATCAGGTGGATAAATGCTATAAACTAGTACTCAGACAAGGACAGACATTATTTATACCAACTG GGTGGATTCACGCTGTCTTCACACCAGTTGATACCATGGTGTTTGGTGGAAATTTCCTACATCAGTTTGATATTGCACTTCAAATACA AATACATGAATTGGAGAAGAGAGTAAAAACACCGGAAAGGTTTCAGTTTCCGTGGTTTGAGACCACAATGTGGTATGCTGCCAAACACTTCCAGGATCTGTTCAAAG ACTACAGAGATGATGAAAAGAGGCCTCCCAGTTATCTTCTAGATGGTGTCAAGTCACTGTGTTCAGCTCTCAGAAGTTGGACAATGAAAAAAGAG TATCTGAAGCAACATCAGCACGAGATTCCAGagacaatacagtacagttcaTTAATCAAGGAACTAAGTCGAGAACTAAAACAGTTTGAT AACAAGCCTTCAGCCAAGAAAAAGGagaaaaagaaaggaaaaaagaAATCTGCTCAGTCACAAAAACAACAGATGGACCTAAATATTTTGCATCAACATACCCAGGAAAAACTGCAGCAAGTATCAGAGGAAATGTCACACCGTCTATCACATCATCTGACAGGGGATGTGTCACAGAGTCTGGCAGGGGATGTATCAAGCAATGAGATGAGTTTACCGTTAGCACCACACCTGACCCACAGACTACCTGCTCAAGTAGTTGCACCAAGAGTACATGAG CAAGCCTACCATGCCCTACCACAGGAGGTCAAACCATCACTAAAAGTTCGCATTCCTAAAGCTGGTGCTTTGATGGATGACAAGAAAGAAGAGAAGGAGGCAGACAACAATCCAAATACAGGACTGAAGTTAGTTCTGTCCAATGGAAAGATTGTTAG TCGGAGTGGTTCTCCTAAACCAAAGAAGGGTAGATTAGCATCGGGTATCACAGGATTTCAACCATTGGTTAGTACAAATAGTGAATTGGAATCCAGTGACAATGAAGAAGTcattgttgatgatgatgttcCAGTACAGAAACCAAAAACAGGATCCTTGAAACTAAAGCTGTCTT TCAATGGTAAACCCATAATTCCACAGAGTACTACATCTACCACAACCACGACAACAAGTGAAGAGAGTCCCTTCCCATCGGCTGTGGACATCACAACCACCACACCCCTACATAGTCACCAGTCAGATTCAGGAGACGACATGATGCCATCAGATAGAAGTCCTCGGGGTCCACCTCCTCCCTATCCTGGTACATCATTCAATAAAATAGGCAGTATTGATGACTTGTTACAGGCTAGTCAGTATGGACAGGAATTAGCCCCTGCACCAGGTGTAAATATGACAATTGCAGAAATTGAGGCAGAGTTGAA GAAGCAGCCTGCATCACCGAGCACACATGAAGCTATACAGGGTATGCTATCAATTGGCTTACCAAAATCCTCACCTGATAGATCTGATGCACCCTCACAGCCACATTCTACGGCACTGGCATCGTTCATGAGTCTGTCAGCAAGGGCAAAGTTCGAAGAAAGAGCCAGACCAAAGGAGAAAAGAATTTATGCTGATTTAGAGGACAACCCAGATAATCTCCCAACTTGTTTTCAAGACTCAAAATATG TCTACCCAACGCTGGATGATGATGAAGGGCCATTGTTtaagtcaaggtcaaagaaGCCAAGGCGAGATCCATCAGATGCTCCATGGAATCCCAAAGCCAAGTTAGTTGCATCATGTCCCAAACCAGACCGGCCTGTCAGAGATGCTGCCAAAAAACCTAATATTGAATCAGGGCTTGCAGAGGCTGCAGCAAGATTGGCCCAGCAG CCAAGACCAAAAAGGCAATACATCAGAAAGAAACCAGTAGAGAAACCACCTCCTACCCCTGAACCACTACCTGGACCATCAACTTCAGGATTCAATCTAAGTCATTCCACGGGACCAGCAGCATTCCGACAACAAATAGATGGTGGATTTAGTCTATCAAGTAGTGCTCCAGGCTCTCTATTGAAAGATGCAATGAAAGATCAGTCAGGACCAGGAAGGC CGAAGAAACCTAAGAAGGGCATGGCAACTGCTAAACAGAGACTtagtaaaatattaaaattacaaaaaggaggtcgacttattctctgA
- the LOC144448785 gene encoding histone lysine demethylase PHF8-like isoform X1, which translates to MASVPVYCICREVYDVTRFMIECDICKDWFHGNCVGISEHQANDIESYHCPNCANIHGPVKMKPRRNWHRHDYSEADAMSKPVQTGTVMFIKELQKRTFPNADEIIHKVHGSRMTIDYFERHNFEKPVLIENKDGLGLVVPPPNFSVNDVEAYVGVSKEVHVIDVNRQQEFKMPMKEWTRYFNNPNRNKIYNVISLEFSETRLSQIVIAPTIVRHLCWVSNLWPDQLPEDCPYTKPQVQKYCLMGVKDSYTDFHVDFGGTSVWYHILRGEKVFYIIEPTQSNLALYESWVSSGNQSEMFFGDQVDKCYKLVLRQGQTLFIPTGWIHAVFTPVDTMVFGGNFLHQFDIALQIQIHELEKRVKTPERFQFPWFETTMWYAAKHFQDLFKDYRDDEKRPPSYLLDGVKSLCSALRSWTMKKEPKDLTIYLKQHQHEIPETIQYSSLIKELSRELKQFDNKPSAKKKEKKKGKKKSAQSQKQQMDLNILHQHTQEKLQQVSEEMSHRLSHHLTGDVSQSLAGDVSSNEMSLPLAPHLTHRLPAQVVAPRVHEQAYHALPQEVKPSLKVRIPKAGALMDDKKEEKEADNNPNTGLKLVLSNGKIVSRSGSPKPKKGRLASGITGFQPLVSTNSELESSDNEEVIVDDDVPVQKPKTGSLKLKLSFNGKPIIPQSTTSTTTTTTSEESPFPSAVDITTTTPLHSHQSDSGDDMMPSDRSPRGPPPPYPGTSFNKIGSIDDLLQASQYGQELAPAPGVNMTIAEIEAELKKQPASPSTHEAIQGMLSIGLPKSSPDRSDAPSQPHSTALASFMSLSARAKFEERARPKEKRIYADLEDNPDNLPTCFQDSKYVYPTLDDDEGPLFKSRSKKPRRDPSDAPWNPKAKLVASCPKPDRPVRDAAKKPNIESGLAEAAARLAQQPRPKRQYIRKKPVEKPPPTPEPLPGPSTSGFNLSHSTGPAAFRQQIDGGFSLSSSAPGSLLKDAMKDQSGPGRPKKPKKGMATAKQRLSKILKLQKGGRLIL; encoded by the exons TGAAACCAAGGCGGAATTGGCATCGACATGATTATTCTGAAGCAGATGCTATGTCTAAG CCAGTACAGACAGGAACAGTTATGTTTATCAAAGAACTTCAAAAGAGAACATTTCCAAACGCCGATGAAATCATTCACAAAGTTCATGGTAGCCGTATGACGATAGATTACTTTGAAAgacacaattttgaaaaaccAGTCCTGATAGAGAACAAAGATGGTCTCGGTTTGGTTGTCCCACCACCCAATTTTAGTGTCAATGATGTAGAAGCGTATGTAG GGGTTTCAAAAGAAGTTCACGTTATCGATGTGAACAGGCAACAAGAATTCAAAATGCCAATGAAAGAATGGACGAGATATTTCAACAATCCCAACAGGAATAAAATCTATAATGTTATCAGTCTGGAATTCTCAGAAACAAG ACTTTCTCAAATAGTGATAGCACCTACAATAGTCAGACATTTGTGCTGGGTGTCTAACCTATGGCCAGATCAGTTGCCAGAGGACTGTCCTTATACCAAACCACAGGTACAGAAGTACTGTCTTATGGGTGTCAAAGACAGCTACACAGATTTCCATGTGGACTTTGGTGGTACGTCAGTTTGGTACCACATACTCAGG GGTGAAAAAGTATTTTATATAATTGAACCAACACAATCCAATCTTGCCTTGTATGAAAGCTGGGTGTCATCAGGCAACCAAAGTGAAATGTTTTTTGGTGATCAGGTGGATAAATGCTATAAACTAGTACTCAGACAAGGACAGACATTATTTATACCAACTG GGTGGATTCACGCTGTCTTCACACCAGTTGATACCATGGTGTTTGGTGGAAATTTCCTACATCAGTTTGATATTGCACTTCAAATACA AATACATGAATTGGAGAAGAGAGTAAAAACACCGGAAAGGTTTCAGTTTCCGTGGTTTGAGACCACAATGTGGTATGCTGCCAAACACTTCCAGGATCTGTTCAAAG ACTACAGAGATGATGAAAAGAGGCCTCCCAGTTATCTTCTAGATGGTGTCAAGTCACTGTGTTCAGCTCTCAGAAGTTGGACAATGAAAAAAGAG CCAAAAGATCTGACCATT TATCTGAAGCAACATCAGCACGAGATTCCAGagacaatacagtacagttcaTTAATCAAGGAACTAAGTCGAGAACTAAAACAGTTTGAT AACAAGCCTTCAGCCAAGAAAAAGGagaaaaagaaaggaaaaaagaAATCTGCTCAGTCACAAAAACAACAGATGGACCTAAATATTTTGCATCAACATACCCAGGAAAAACTGCAGCAAGTATCAGAGGAAATGTCACACCGTCTATCACATCATCTGACAGGGGATGTGTCACAGAGTCTGGCAGGGGATGTATCAAGCAATGAGATGAGTTTACCGTTAGCACCACACCTGACCCACAGACTACCTGCTCAAGTAGTTGCACCAAGAGTACATGAG CAAGCCTACCATGCCCTACCACAGGAGGTCAAACCATCACTAAAAGTTCGCATTCCTAAAGCTGGTGCTTTGATGGATGACAAGAAAGAAGAGAAGGAGGCAGACAACAATCCAAATACAGGACTGAAGTTAGTTCTGTCCAATGGAAAGATTGTTAG TCGGAGTGGTTCTCCTAAACCAAAGAAGGGTAGATTAGCATCGGGTATCACAGGATTTCAACCATTGGTTAGTACAAATAGTGAATTGGAATCCAGTGACAATGAAGAAGTcattgttgatgatgatgttcCAGTACAGAAACCAAAAACAGGATCCTTGAAACTAAAGCTGTCTT TCAATGGTAAACCCATAATTCCACAGAGTACTACATCTACCACAACCACGACAACAAGTGAAGAGAGTCCCTTCCCATCGGCTGTGGACATCACAACCACCACACCCCTACATAGTCACCAGTCAGATTCAGGAGACGACATGATGCCATCAGATAGAAGTCCTCGGGGTCCACCTCCTCCCTATCCTGGTACATCATTCAATAAAATAGGCAGTATTGATGACTTGTTACAGGCTAGTCAGTATGGACAGGAATTAGCCCCTGCACCAGGTGTAAATATGACAATTGCAGAAATTGAGGCAGAGTTGAA GAAGCAGCCTGCATCACCGAGCACACATGAAGCTATACAGGGTATGCTATCAATTGGCTTACCAAAATCCTCACCTGATAGATCTGATGCACCCTCACAGCCACATTCTACGGCACTGGCATCGTTCATGAGTCTGTCAGCAAGGGCAAAGTTCGAAGAAAGAGCCAGACCAAAGGAGAAAAGAATTTATGCTGATTTAGAGGACAACCCAGATAATCTCCCAACTTGTTTTCAAGACTCAAAATATG TCTACCCAACGCTGGATGATGATGAAGGGCCATTGTTtaagtcaaggtcaaagaaGCCAAGGCGAGATCCATCAGATGCTCCATGGAATCCCAAAGCCAAGTTAGTTGCATCATGTCCCAAACCAGACCGGCCTGTCAGAGATGCTGCCAAAAAACCTAATATTGAATCAGGGCTTGCAGAGGCTGCAGCAAGATTGGCCCAGCAG CCAAGACCAAAAAGGCAATACATCAGAAAGAAACCAGTAGAGAAACCACCTCCTACCCCTGAACCACTACCTGGACCATCAACTTCAGGATTCAATCTAAGTCATTCCACGGGACCAGCAGCATTCCGACAACAAATAGATGGTGGATTTAGTCTATCAAGTAGTGCTCCAGGCTCTCTATTGAAAGATGCAATGAAAGATCAGTCAGGACCAGGAAGGC CGAAGAAACCTAAGAAGGGCATGGCAACTGCTAAACAGAGACTtagtaaaatattaaaattacaaaaaggaggtcgacttattctctgA